The following proteins come from a genomic window of Edaphobacter sp. 4G125:
- a CDS encoding ATP-dependent Clp protease ATP-binding subunit: MFERYTEKARRVIFFARYEASQFGSPYIETEHLLLGLLREDKALTNRFLRSHASVESIRKQIEGHTTIREKVSTSVDLPLSNECKRVLAYAAEEAERLSHKHIGTEHLLLGLLREEKCFAAEILTERGLRLPAIREELQRTTQEKSPSSQSGKSQRNEQSMLAEFSRDLTQAAMDQQLDPLVGRDTEVDRVIQILCRRTKNNPVLIGEPGVGKTAIVEGLAQKIADGEVPSFLADKRVLALDLSLIVAGTKYRGQFEERLKTIMKELMENQNSIVFIDELHTLVGAGSAEGSLDAANILKPALSRGEIQCIGATTPAEYRKSIEKDRSLERRFQAVKVPPPSEEDAVKIMMGIKDKYEKFHAVSYTDDAIQFSVSHSSRYIPDRFLPDKAIDLIDEAGARVKLRQTSLPEEITEVQKRIKFIVHRMENAIANHEFEKARFYSDEERKERENLRALRDKYHLDDSSAGIVTREDIEDVVSRWTGVPITSLKEEETQRLLRVEEELHKRVISQEKAISALARAIRRSRAGLKNPARPIGSFLFLGPTGVGKTEMARTLAQFLFGSEKALIRFDMSEFMEKHSVSKLIGSPPGYVGYEEGGQLTERVKRNPYCVVLLDEIEKAHPDVFNLLLQVFEDGQLTDGLGNTVDYKNTIIIMTSNIGAKHLQKRQGLGFQSEKEELVLDKMEELVKGEVKRTFNPEFLNRLDEIIIFTSLNDQDLMQILELLVQQLNVNLVHKSITISVTDEAKKWIIEKTASDRTYGARPLRRALQKYIEDPLSEALIAGGIPQRPAFLEVYLENNQLFYRPISNDGEDKISGLALSAV, from the coding sequence ATGTTCGAACGCTACACGGAGAAGGCGCGGCGGGTAATCTTCTTTGCCCGCTACGAAGCAAGTCAGTTCGGGTCACCGTATATTGAAACGGAACACCTGCTGCTGGGATTGCTACGGGAAGACAAGGCGTTGACGAATCGCTTTCTGCGGTCGCATGCCTCGGTGGAGTCCATTCGCAAGCAGATTGAAGGACATACGACGATTCGGGAGAAGGTGTCGACCTCGGTTGATCTTCCGCTTTCGAATGAATGCAAACGAGTGCTGGCGTATGCGGCCGAGGAAGCAGAGCGTCTCTCCCACAAACACATCGGGACGGAACACTTGTTGTTGGGCTTGTTACGGGAGGAGAAATGCTTTGCGGCTGAGATTCTGACAGAGCGTGGGTTGCGGCTGCCTGCTATTCGAGAGGAATTGCAGCGGACCACCCAGGAGAAGTCCCCTTCTTCTCAGTCCGGAAAGAGCCAGCGTAACGAGCAGAGCATGTTGGCAGAGTTCTCGCGCGACCTCACTCAGGCGGCGATGGACCAGCAACTCGATCCCCTAGTTGGCCGGGACACAGAGGTTGATCGGGTCATCCAGATCCTCTGCCGCCGGACGAAGAATAATCCAGTCCTGATTGGTGAGCCGGGCGTTGGTAAGACGGCTATCGTCGAGGGTTTGGCCCAGAAGATCGCCGACGGTGAGGTTCCGAGCTTTCTGGCGGACAAACGGGTATTGGCGCTCGATCTCTCGCTGATCGTCGCAGGCACAAAGTACCGCGGTCAGTTCGAAGAACGTCTGAAGACCATCATGAAGGAGTTGATGGAAAACCAGAACTCTATCGTCTTCATCGACGAACTGCACACGCTGGTCGGCGCGGGATCAGCAGAAGGCTCTCTGGATGCGGCAAACATCCTGAAGCCTGCGCTGAGCCGTGGCGAGATTCAATGCATTGGCGCAACGACCCCTGCCGAATATCGGAAGTCGATCGAGAAGGACCGTTCGCTGGAACGGCGCTTCCAGGCCGTAAAAGTTCCGCCTCCATCGGAAGAAGACGCAGTCAAGATCATGATGGGGATCAAAGACAAGTATGAGAAGTTTCATGCTGTCAGTTATACGGACGATGCGATCCAGTTCTCTGTGTCGCATTCGAGCCGGTACATCCCTGATCGCTTCCTTCCCGATAAGGCCATCGATCTGATCGACGAGGCGGGAGCGCGTGTGAAGCTGCGTCAGACTTCCCTGCCCGAAGAGATCACCGAGGTCCAGAAGCGGATCAAATTCATCGTGCACCGCATGGAGAATGCCATCGCGAACCACGAGTTCGAGAAAGCACGGTTCTACTCGGACGAAGAGCGCAAGGAGCGCGAGAACCTGCGTGCTCTGCGCGACAAGTATCACCTCGACGACTCCTCGGCAGGCATCGTGACGCGCGAGGACATTGAAGATGTGGTCAGCCGGTGGACTGGCGTCCCCATCACTTCGCTCAAGGAAGAAGAGACGCAACGCCTGCTTCGCGTAGAAGAAGAACTGCACAAGCGCGTGATCTCGCAGGAGAAGGCTATCTCTGCCCTGGCACGTGCGATTCGCCGTTCGCGAGCTGGTCTGAAGAATCCGGCCCGGCCGATCGGCAGCTTCCTGTTCCTCGGACCAACCGGCGTCGGCAAGACGGAGATGGCTCGCACCTTGGCGCAGTTCCTCTTCGGCTCAGAAAAGGCGCTGATCCGGTTCGATATGTCGGAGTTCATGGAGAAGCACTCCGTGAGCAAGCTCATCGGTTCGCCTCCAGGATATGTGGGCTATGAAGAGGGCGGACAGCTCACCGAACGTGTGAAGCGCAATCCGTACTGCGTTGTGCTGCTCGACGAGATCGAGAAGGCTCATCCGGATGTCTTCAACCTGCTATTGCAGGTCTTTGAAGATGGCCAGTTGACCGACGGTCTCGGTAACACGGTCGACTACAAGAACACGATCATCATCATGACCTCGAACATCGGAGCCAAACATCTGCAGAAACGGCAGGGGTTGGGCTTCCAGAGTGAGAAAGAAGAACTGGTACTCGACAAGATGGAAGAGCTCGTCAAGGGCGAGGTGAAGCGTACCTTCAACCCTGAGTTCCTGAACCGTCTGGACGAAATCATCATCTTCACCTCGTTGAACGATCAGGACCTGATGCAGATTCTCGAACTGCTGGTGCAACAGTTGAACGTAAACCTGGTGCACAAGTCGATCACGATCTCGGTGACCGATGAGGCCAAGAAGTGGATCATCGAAAAGACGGCCTCAGACCGCACGTACGGAGCGCGCCCTCTGCGCAGGGCGTTGCAGAAGTACATCGAAGATCCGCTCTCAGAAGCGCTGATCGCTGGCGGCATTCCGCAGCGGCCGGCATTCCTTGAGGTCTACCTTGAAAACAACCAGTTGTTCTACCGTCCGATCTCGAACGACGGCGAGGATAAAATCTCGGGCCTTGCGCTCTCCGCCGTCTGA
- a CDS encoding YtxH domain-containing protein has product MSAKNYWLAFGIGVSAGAAIALLYAPQSGARTRRKLRKGVEEAGDYLQDAGDYLKAQAERFGDEAQDAIKRARNQASHLVDRAGDRASDVVGSVSEVVNSAVKSAKARV; this is encoded by the coding sequence ATGAGTGCGAAAAACTATTGGCTGGCTTTTGGAATCGGGGTCTCGGCGGGTGCGGCAATTGCCTTGCTTTATGCTCCCCAGAGTGGCGCCAGGACGCGCAGAAAGCTACGCAAAGGCGTCGAAGAAGCGGGAGATTATTTGCAGGATGCGGGCGACTATCTCAAGGCTCAGGCAGAGCGGTTCGGCGACGAAGCCCAGGATGCGATTAAGCGGGCTCGGAATCAGGCATCACACCTGGTAGACCGGGCAGGCGACAGGGCCAGCGATGTCGTCGGTTCCGTCTCCGAGGTTGTCAACAGCGCAGTGAAATCGGCTAAGGCGCGCGTCTAA
- the tig gene encoding trigger factor — MDLTPTETTETNNAAEQHPEAAHTHAHDHDHDHTHQHGPTLNPELTKEISVEVEADEVSKAFKNVVKRYQKLARIPGFRAGKVPESLVRSKFAKEVRQEVLETLVSERFRKAIDEQKLSPISQPQLLDLQLHDGEPLRFKAAFEVAPEFSVDGYDNVKIARPDVTLTEDEYQAELSRVLDSHATVETVEEDRPLVDGDWAEIQFKGEVKDLAQTVTEEGAENASKTEPITGEDVLVEIGGKNTLPAFNDALRGTKPGQEMSFEVAYPAEFGEPRLAGQTVAYDVTVKAIKRKTYPERDAEFAKQLGNYETWDDFEAKLREMAADRKKSALESQTRDKMLDELVQKFQFPIPESFVQQQVDARLDRGLRALAQQGMSAEEMRRLDFERLRAAQRDQALNEVKASMILDKIGEAEKVTINEEDLDRELLMLSLQSREPLETLRDRLAKDGGLDRIREQMRREKTASVLYEKLAS; from the coding sequence ATGGATTTGACCCCGACAGAGACCACTGAGACCAACAATGCTGCCGAGCAGCACCCCGAGGCGGCCCACACGCACGCCCACGACCATGATCATGACCACACCCATCAGCATGGCCCGACGCTGAATCCTGAACTGACGAAAGAGATTTCGGTCGAGGTGGAGGCAGACGAGGTTTCCAAAGCATTCAAGAATGTCGTCAAGCGCTACCAGAAGCTGGCGCGGATTCCCGGATTTCGCGCAGGCAAGGTTCCCGAGTCGCTGGTGCGCTCGAAGTTTGCCAAAGAGGTTCGCCAGGAAGTGCTGGAGACACTGGTCTCCGAACGTTTCCGCAAGGCCATCGACGAGCAGAAGCTGAGCCCGATCTCGCAGCCCCAGCTTCTCGATTTGCAGCTCCATGACGGTGAGCCGCTGCGCTTCAAGGCAGCCTTTGAGGTCGCGCCCGAGTTTTCTGTCGACGGCTACGACAATGTGAAGATCGCCCGTCCCGATGTGACTTTGACCGAGGATGAATACCAGGCCGAGTTGAGCCGTGTTCTCGACAGCCACGCCACCGTCGAAACCGTTGAGGAAGATCGTCCCTTAGTCGACGGCGACTGGGCCGAGATTCAGTTTAAGGGCGAAGTTAAGGACCTGGCACAGACCGTGACAGAAGAAGGCGCCGAGAACGCTTCGAAGACCGAACCCATCACCGGCGAAGATGTGCTGGTTGAGATTGGCGGTAAGAACACCCTGCCCGCATTCAATGATGCCCTGCGTGGAACAAAGCCCGGTCAGGAGATGAGCTTTGAAGTAGCGTATCCGGCTGAGTTTGGCGAGCCCCGTCTGGCAGGTCAGACAGTTGCTTACGACGTGACCGTTAAGGCCATCAAGCGTAAGACCTATCCGGAGCGGGATGCGGAGTTTGCCAAGCAGCTCGGAAACTATGAGACTTGGGACGATTTCGAGGCCAAGCTGCGCGAGATGGCTGCGGACCGCAAGAAGAGTGCACTCGAGAGCCAGACTCGCGACAAGATGCTGGATGAGCTGGTGCAGAAGTTCCAGTTCCCTATTCCCGAATCGTTCGTGCAGCAGCAAGTGGATGCCCGTCTGGATCGCGGCCTGCGTGCGCTGGCGCAGCAGGGGATGTCGGCGGAAGAGATGCGCCGTCTCGACTTCGAACGTCTGCGCGCCGCTCAGCGCGATCAGGCGCTGAATGAAGTCAAGGCGTCGATGATCCTGGATAAGATCGGCGAAGCGGAAAAAGTCACAATCAACGAGGAAGATTTGGACCGCGAGCTCTTGATGCTCTCGCTTCAGTCTCGCGAACCGTTGGAGACACTCCGTGACCGTTTGGCGAAAGACGGTGGCCTCGATCGGATTCGAGAGCAGATGCGACGCGAGAAGACTGCAAGCGTGCTCTACGAAAAGTTGGCCTCGTAG
- a CDS encoding ABC transporter ATP-binding protein, which produces MNEATLQPLPTPHGPQVVLQAQGLTKVYPAVAGAARGEVELFRGLDLTILAGEMVAIVGESGAGKSTLLHLLAALDKPTAGEVFCGESRLSTFTPRQAAEFRNRDVGYVWQFHYLLPEFTALENVAMPLLARGMSRDAALRRAEFWIGEVGLADRGQHRSGELSGGEQQRISLARALITEPKLLLADEPTGDLDTRTGEAVFEMIQGLHRAHGLTSILVTHNTDFAGRCGRMLRLKNGRLENVPCR; this is translated from the coding sequence ATGAATGAGGCGACCCTTCAACCCCTTCCAACGCCGCACGGTCCACAAGTGGTTCTACAGGCCCAAGGGCTCACGAAGGTCTACCCGGCAGTTGCAGGAGCAGCGCGTGGCGAAGTAGAGCTGTTTCGCGGACTGGACCTGACAATTCTCGCCGGAGAGATGGTCGCCATTGTGGGTGAGAGCGGAGCCGGTAAAAGCACTTTACTGCATCTGCTGGCTGCGCTGGATAAGCCTACGGCGGGCGAGGTCTTCTGCGGGGAGTCGCGACTGAGTACCTTCACTCCGCGGCAGGCGGCGGAATTTCGCAACCGTGATGTGGGATACGTGTGGCAGTTCCACTATCTGCTGCCAGAATTCACCGCACTGGAGAACGTTGCCATGCCCCTGCTGGCACGAGGGATGAGTCGCGACGCTGCACTGCGACGGGCGGAGTTCTGGATCGGAGAGGTTGGGCTGGCCGATCGCGGACAGCATCGTTCCGGTGAGCTGAGCGGCGGTGAACAGCAGAGAATCTCCCTGGCACGGGCCCTGATCACGGAACCGAAGCTCCTGCTGGCCGATGAGCCGACCGGAGATCTGGATACCCGGACCGGTGAAGCAGTCTTTGAAATGATTCAGGGACTGCATCGAGCCCATGGGCTTACCAGCATTCTGGTGACGCATAATACTGATTTTGCAGGGAGATGCGGACGGATGCTTCGATTGAAGAATGGCCGGCTTGAAAACGTTCCGTGCCGATAA
- a CDS encoding FtsX-like permease family protein, with protein sequence MRFELFIAARYLRAKRRQAVVGMITIISVIGVAAGVASLIIALAITNGMRRDMQARLLGSTAHIDLMRIAADGIKDWQPLLERLRKTPHVTAAAPGLYGQVLISRGARSGGGLVKGVIPAEEKTVGDLLQKIYEGSAEALEPVSSPDSELGNQPISQAMPPIVIGKDLAETLGAKVDDVVVVTSPLGEMTPLGWLPRVQRCKVAGIFKSGFYQYDNTYTFMRLKDTQRLFSEPDLISVISFKVDDLYKADQIAKVIEQEAGGGFQTTSWMEQNRELFRALKLEQIVTFIVLALIVCVAALNILIALTMMVMEKTRDIAVLMSFGVTEMQVRRIFLLQGLLISVIGTALGLLLGYGLSWFGGHYHFPLDSSVYSIDYLPFAPRVWHGVVVAAVSLGVSLIATLYPSGSAAKVLPAEALRYE encoded by the coding sequence ATGCGATTTGAACTATTTATTGCGGCGCGGTACCTCAGGGCGAAACGCCGCCAGGCCGTAGTCGGCATGATCACGATCATCTCGGTGATTGGAGTAGCAGCAGGCGTCGCCTCACTGATCATTGCCCTGGCGATCACGAATGGGATGCGGCGGGATATGCAGGCACGGCTGTTGGGATCTACTGCACATATCGACCTGATGCGAATTGCGGCCGATGGCATCAAAGACTGGCAACCGTTGTTGGAGAGGCTGAGAAAGACTCCGCATGTTACTGCCGCTGCCCCGGGACTCTACGGGCAAGTGTTGATCTCGCGCGGAGCAAGGAGTGGTGGAGGACTGGTCAAGGGAGTGATTCCCGCTGAAGAGAAGACCGTGGGAGATCTGCTGCAAAAGATATACGAGGGATCGGCCGAAGCCCTGGAGCCCGTCAGTTCGCCAGACAGCGAATTAGGGAATCAACCAATCAGCCAGGCGATGCCGCCAATTGTGATTGGCAAGGATCTGGCCGAGACGCTTGGCGCCAAGGTGGACGATGTCGTTGTTGTTACAAGTCCATTGGGTGAGATGACTCCGCTGGGCTGGCTGCCGCGAGTTCAACGCTGCAAGGTGGCGGGAATCTTCAAGTCAGGTTTTTATCAGTACGACAACACCTACACCTTTATGCGATTGAAAGATACGCAGAGGCTGTTTTCGGAGCCGGACCTGATCTCGGTGATCAGCTTCAAAGTGGATGATCTTTATAAAGCAGACCAGATTGCGAAGGTGATTGAGCAGGAAGCAGGCGGGGGTTTCCAGACGACGAGTTGGATGGAGCAGAATCGTGAGTTGTTCCGCGCATTGAAGCTCGAGCAGATTGTGACCTTCATTGTGCTTGCTCTAATCGTGTGTGTTGCTGCACTAAATATTCTGATCGCCCTGACCATGATGGTGATGGAGAAGACACGCGATATTGCTGTGCTGATGAGCTTCGGCGTGACAGAGATGCAGGTGCGAAGGATTTTTCTGCTGCAAGGGTTGCTGATCAGTGTGATCGGCACAGCGCTGGGACTGCTTCTTGGATATGGACTGAGCTGGTTCGGCGGCCACTATCACTTTCCTCTGGATTCATCGGTATATTCCATCGACTATCTGCCCTTTGCGCCTCGTGTGTGGCACGGGGTAGTGGTTGCGGCGGTGTCGTTGGGGGTTAGCTTGATCGCTACGCTGTACCCCAGTGGAAGCGCAGCAAAAGTCCTGCCGGCGGAGGCGTTGCGATATGAATGA
- a CDS encoding aldose epimerase family protein, with product MGSLRRLWQEAILRSGALTIVVIVLLVIGLAIGWRAHTRGRFAQLKSNLRHSSQPHEPPAPQPGGQDALVLERLPIEGNTVPEFLSATLLPGRGMNLLQLTAILPKKGRVSLLASPSLADAAKAMSGTDDDVHGAASLAMGGAIEAPWAGNIFGTLSGDSLNVGWQNTTLHLPGNRTSIASGGLLLAMPSTSSKTNIMPDGGEAEAIYDARNFDGAWPSHMQIRTSVQMSSRALEMKIIATNTGQAPEPVGIGWRPRFAVLNGDRGAILLRLPSTMREEIRDSKSGLPTGRLLSVEGSKYDFSSRSGTALKDLSLNDTFVHLKQAPLDSGPVLEMRDPINDYGLRITMLSPSIKAIHVESPMNGDFVMLEPRFNYDDPFGREWPKDEDTGMAVLQPGQSASWSIRLEIFSLNPPKQDQP from the coding sequence ATGGGTTCCTTAAGACGGCTGTGGCAAGAGGCGATTCTTCGTTCAGGCGCTTTGACGATTGTGGTGATCGTGCTCCTTGTCATCGGGCTAGCCATCGGCTGGCGAGCTCACACGCGAGGACGTTTTGCTCAGCTCAAATCCAATCTCCGCCACTCATCCCAGCCTCACGAACCACCGGCTCCGCAGCCTGGAGGACAGGATGCCTTGGTGCTCGAACGTTTGCCGATTGAAGGCAATACTGTTCCGGAGTTTCTATCGGCCACCCTGCTCCCGGGACGCGGCATGAATCTGCTGCAACTGACCGCGATCCTTCCTAAAAAAGGTCGGGTCAGCTTGCTGGCTTCGCCATCCCTTGCGGATGCCGCGAAAGCCATGAGCGGGACAGACGACGATGTTCACGGAGCGGCGAGTCTCGCCATGGGAGGCGCAATCGAAGCTCCCTGGGCTGGCAACATCTTTGGAACGCTCTCGGGAGACTCTCTCAACGTAGGCTGGCAAAACACAACTCTTCACCTACCCGGAAATAGAACTTCGATTGCCTCAGGCGGACTGCTGTTAGCGATGCCGTCCACCAGTTCGAAGACAAACATCATGCCTGATGGTGGAGAAGCTGAGGCAATCTACGATGCCAGGAACTTCGACGGTGCGTGGCCGTCGCATATGCAGATCCGTACCAGCGTGCAGATGAGCAGCCGTGCCCTCGAGATGAAGATCATCGCAACCAATACGGGTCAAGCTCCAGAGCCGGTTGGCATTGGTTGGAGACCAAGATTTGCCGTACTCAACGGAGATCGTGGAGCCATTTTGTTGCGGTTACCCAGTACTATGCGGGAAGAGATCCGGGACTCGAAGTCCGGCCTTCCAACGGGCCGTCTTTTATCGGTGGAGGGATCGAAGTACGACTTCAGCTCGCGCTCCGGGACAGCGCTGAAAGACCTCTCTCTAAACGATACCTTCGTGCACTTGAAGCAGGCTCCGCTGGATAGCGGCCCTGTGCTGGAGATGCGTGATCCGATCAACGACTATGGGCTGCGGATCACAATGCTAAGCCCTTCCATTAAGGCCATCCATGTGGAATCTCCTATGAATGGGGATTTTGTCATGCTCGAGCCACGATTCAACTATGACGATCCGTTTGGTAGAGAGTGGCCAAAGGATGAAGATACGGGGATGGCGGTCCTGCAACCGGGCCAGTCAGCCTCGTGGAGCATACGTCTGGAGATTTTCTCATTGAATCCCCCAAAGCAGGACCAACCATAA
- a CDS encoding uracil-DNA glycosylase → MKRSTQPVLPPALLRVQQAITSCERCTRLRNYCKGIAETKRRAYQDQTYWARPVAGFGDPRARVLILGLAPGAHGANRTGRPFTGDGSGYFMYPVLHETGFANQPQGTSRDDGLKLRHAWIASVVRCAPPGDKPTPQEIRNCAPHLAAEIEELKQLRVVVCLGKIGFDGYLAYLLSKGIIERKSAYKFAHGAHYVLPNGMHLLCSYHPSLRNTNTGRLDSAMFTRIFIQARELAGLK, encoded by the coding sequence GTGAAACGTTCCACTCAACCGGTTCTGCCGCCTGCTCTTCTGCGTGTCCAGCAGGCCATTACCTCCTGTGAGAGATGCACACGCCTCCGCAATTACTGCAAAGGAATTGCCGAGACCAAGCGTCGTGCCTACCAGGATCAGACTTATTGGGCGCGTCCAGTGGCAGGTTTTGGAGACCCGCGAGCGCGCGTCCTGATCCTCGGCCTTGCGCCAGGGGCCCACGGAGCTAATCGCACCGGTCGCCCGTTTACAGGAGATGGCTCCGGCTACTTCATGTATCCCGTACTCCATGAAACTGGATTCGCCAACCAGCCCCAGGGCACTTCCCGCGACGATGGACTGAAGTTGCGCCATGCCTGGATCGCCTCGGTTGTTCGCTGCGCTCCCCCTGGAGACAAGCCCACGCCCCAGGAGATTCGGAACTGCGCTCCGCATCTCGCTGCCGAAATCGAAGAATTGAAGCAGCTGCGGGTCGTTGTCTGTCTTGGCAAAATCGGCTTTGATGGCTACCTTGCATACCTGCTATCAAAAGGAATCATCGAACGCAAATCGGCTTACAAGTTTGCTCACGGAGCGCATTATGTATTGCCGAATGGGATGCACCTGCTATGCAGTTACCATCCTTCGTTGCGCAACACGAACACGGGTCGGTTAGATAGCGCGATGTTCACCCGCATTTTCATCCAGGCCAGGGAATTAGCAGGCCTCAAATAA
- a CDS encoding trimeric intracellular cation channel family protein, translating to MTEGVEESTRRGVGRFNLYHPDFLLLVVDLMGVAVFAVEGALDAIRAELDILGLLVIAFTTALGGGLLRDLMIGAIPPNSVRDWRYPATAFLGGGVVFFFYQLFQQVPQGLMITLDAAGLALFTVAGAGKAMEFGINPLLSVLMGAVTAVGGGTIRDILLNRVPGVLQADVYAAAALAGAFVVVLGLRLNLTRWVVMTSGAVVCFALRMVAVWQHWNLPRVMVQ from the coding sequence GTGACGGAGGGGGTCGAAGAGAGTACACGACGCGGTGTAGGCCGCTTCAATCTCTATCATCCGGACTTTCTGCTGCTTGTGGTCGATCTGATGGGAGTCGCGGTCTTCGCGGTCGAGGGTGCGCTGGATGCAATCAGGGCCGAGCTGGATATTCTGGGCCTGCTGGTCATCGCCTTCACGACAGCGTTAGGCGGAGGCCTCCTCCGCGATCTGATGATCGGGGCCATTCCACCGAACAGTGTGCGCGACTGGAGGTATCCGGCGACAGCCTTCCTGGGCGGCGGTGTGGTGTTCTTCTTCTATCAGCTCTTTCAACAGGTTCCGCAGGGTTTGATGATTACCCTCGACGCCGCTGGCCTGGCTTTGTTCACGGTTGCAGGCGCGGGAAAGGCAATGGAGTTCGGGATCAATCCCCTGCTCTCTGTACTGATGGGCGCCGTCACCGCTGTAGGAGGCGGAACGATCCGCGACATTCTGCTCAATCGCGTTCCTGGAGTGTTGCAAGCTGATGTATATGCAGCTGCCGCGCTTGCCGGAGCGTTCGTGGTTGTGCTCGGACTGCGGTTAAACCTGACGCGATGGGTCGTGATGACCTCCGGAGCTGTAGTGTGCTTTGCGCTACGAATGGTAGCGGTGTGGCAGCATTGGAATCTGCCGAGAGTGATGGTGCAGTGA